The Mustela nigripes isolate SB6536 chromosome 4, MUSNIG.SB6536, whole genome shotgun sequence genome includes a window with the following:
- the SMARCD3 gene encoding SWI/SNF-related matrix-associated actin-dependent regulator of chromatin subfamily D member 3 isoform X1, protein MAADEVAGGARKATKSKLFEFLVHGVRPGMPSGARMPHQGAPMGPPGSPYMGSPAVRPGLAPAGMEPARKRAAPPPGQSQAQSQGQPVPTAPARSRSAKRRKMADKILPQRIRELVPESQAYMDLLAFERKLDQTIMRKRVDIQEALKRPMKQKRKLRLYISNTFNPAKPDAEDSDGSIASWELRVEGKLLDDPSKQKRKFSSFFKSLVIELDKDLYGPDNHLVEWHRTPTTQETDGFQVKRPGDLSVRCTLLLMLDYQPPQFKLDPRLARLLGLHTQSRSAIVQALWQYVKTNRLQDSHDKEYINGDKYFQQIFDCPRLKFSEIPQRLTALLLPPDPIVINHVISVDPSDQKKTACYDIDVEVEEPLKGQMSSFLLSTANQQEISALDSKIHETIESINQLKIQRDFMLSFSRDPKGYIQDLLRSQSRDLKVMTDVAGNPEEERRAEFYHQPWSQEAVSRYFYCKIQQRRQELEQSLVVRNT, encoded by the exons ATGGCCGCGGACGAAGTTGCCGGAGGGGCGCGCAAAGCCACGAAAAGCAAACTTTTTGAGTTTCTGGTCCATGGGGTG cgcCCCGGGATGCCGTCTGGAGCCCGGATGCCCCACCAGGGGGCGCCCATGGGCCCCCCGGGCTCCCCGTACATGGGCAGCCCCGCCGTGCGACCCGGCCTGGCCCCCGCGGGCATGGAGCCCGCCCGCAAGCGAGCAGCGCCCCCGCCCGGCCAGAGCCAGGCCCAGAGCCAGGGCCAGCCGGTGCCCACCGCCCCCGCGCGGAGCCGCAG tgcCAAGAGGAGGAAGATGGCTGACAAAATCCTCCCTCAAAGG ATCCGGGAGctggtcccggagtcccaggcTTATATGGACCTCCTGGCATTTGAGAGGAAGCTGGATCAAACCATCATGCGGAAGCGGGTGGACATCCAGGAGGCTCTGAAGAGGCCAATGAAG CAAAAGCGGAAGCTGCGTCTTTATATCTCCAATACTTTTAACCCTGCGAAGCCTGATGCTGAAGATTCTGATGGCAGCATTGCCTCCTGGGAGCTTCGGGTGGAGGGGAAGCTTCTGGATGAC CCCAGCAAGCAGAAGCGGaagttctcttccttcttcaaGAGTTTGGTCATTGAGCTGGACAAAGACCTTTATGGCCCCGACAACCACCTCGTTGAG TGGCACCGGACACCCACCACCCAGGAGACAGATGGGTTCCAGGTGAAGAGGCCAGGGGACCTGAGCGTCCGCTGCACACTGCTCCTCATGCTGGACTACCAG CCTCCCCAATTCAAACTGGACCCCCGCCTGGCTCGGCTGCTGGGCTTGCACACGCAGAGCCGCTCGGCCATCGTGCAGGCCCTGTGGCAGTACGTGAAGACCAACAGGCTGCAGGACTCACACGACAAGGAATACATCAATGGGGACAAATACTTCCAGCAG ATTTTTGACTGCCCGCGGCTGAAGTTTTCAGAGATTCCCCAGCGCCTCACAGCTCTGCTGTTGCCCCCCGACCCCATTGTCATCAACCACGTCATCAG CGTGGACCCGTCCGACCAGAAGAAGACGGCGTGTTACGACATTGACGTGGAGGTGGAGGAGCCACTGAAGGGACAGATGAGCAGCTTTCTCCTGTCCACGGCCAACCAGCAGGAGATCAGCGCTCTGGACAGTAAG ATCCATGAGACGATTGAGTCCATAAACCAGCTCAAGATCCAGAGGGACTTCATGCTAAGCTTCTCCAGAGACCCCAAAGGCTACATCCAGGACCTGCTCCGCTCCCAGAGCCGGGACCTCAAG gtGATGACAGATGTGGCAGGCAACCCCGAGGAGGAGCGCCGGGCTGAGTTTTACCACCAGCCCTGGTCCCAGGAAGCTGTCAGCCGCTATTTCTACTGCAAG ATCCAGCAGCGcaggcaggagctggagcagTCGCTGGTTGTACGCAACACCTAG
- the SMARCD3 gene encoding SWI/SNF-related matrix-associated actin-dependent regulator of chromatin subfamily D member 3 isoform X2: MTPGLQHPPAVVQRPGMPSGARMPHQGAPMGPPGSPYMGSPAVRPGLAPAGMEPARKRAAPPPGQSQAQSQGQPVPTAPARSRSAKRRKMADKILPQRIRELVPESQAYMDLLAFERKLDQTIMRKRVDIQEALKRPMKQKRKLRLYISNTFNPAKPDAEDSDGSIASWELRVEGKLLDDPSKQKRKFSSFFKSLVIELDKDLYGPDNHLVEWHRTPTTQETDGFQVKRPGDLSVRCTLLLMLDYQPPQFKLDPRLARLLGLHTQSRSAIVQALWQYVKTNRLQDSHDKEYINGDKYFQQIFDCPRLKFSEIPQRLTALLLPPDPIVINHVISVDPSDQKKTACYDIDVEVEEPLKGQMSSFLLSTANQQEISALDSKIHETIESINQLKIQRDFMLSFSRDPKGYIQDLLRSQSRDLKVMTDVAGNPEEERRAEFYHQPWSQEAVSRYFYCKIQQRRQELEQSLVVRNT; this comes from the exons ATGACTCCAGGCCTTCAGCACCCACCCGCCGTGGTACAG cgcCCCGGGATGCCGTCTGGAGCCCGGATGCCCCACCAGGGGGCGCCCATGGGCCCCCCGGGCTCCCCGTACATGGGCAGCCCCGCCGTGCGACCCGGCCTGGCCCCCGCGGGCATGGAGCCCGCCCGCAAGCGAGCAGCGCCCCCGCCCGGCCAGAGCCAGGCCCAGAGCCAGGGCCAGCCGGTGCCCACCGCCCCCGCGCGGAGCCGCAG tgcCAAGAGGAGGAAGATGGCTGACAAAATCCTCCCTCAAAGG ATCCGGGAGctggtcccggagtcccaggcTTATATGGACCTCCTGGCATTTGAGAGGAAGCTGGATCAAACCATCATGCGGAAGCGGGTGGACATCCAGGAGGCTCTGAAGAGGCCAATGAAG CAAAAGCGGAAGCTGCGTCTTTATATCTCCAATACTTTTAACCCTGCGAAGCCTGATGCTGAAGATTCTGATGGCAGCATTGCCTCCTGGGAGCTTCGGGTGGAGGGGAAGCTTCTGGATGAC CCCAGCAAGCAGAAGCGGaagttctcttccttcttcaaGAGTTTGGTCATTGAGCTGGACAAAGACCTTTATGGCCCCGACAACCACCTCGTTGAG TGGCACCGGACACCCACCACCCAGGAGACAGATGGGTTCCAGGTGAAGAGGCCAGGGGACCTGAGCGTCCGCTGCACACTGCTCCTCATGCTGGACTACCAG CCTCCCCAATTCAAACTGGACCCCCGCCTGGCTCGGCTGCTGGGCTTGCACACGCAGAGCCGCTCGGCCATCGTGCAGGCCCTGTGGCAGTACGTGAAGACCAACAGGCTGCAGGACTCACACGACAAGGAATACATCAATGGGGACAAATACTTCCAGCAG ATTTTTGACTGCCCGCGGCTGAAGTTTTCAGAGATTCCCCAGCGCCTCACAGCTCTGCTGTTGCCCCCCGACCCCATTGTCATCAACCACGTCATCAG CGTGGACCCGTCCGACCAGAAGAAGACGGCGTGTTACGACATTGACGTGGAGGTGGAGGAGCCACTGAAGGGACAGATGAGCAGCTTTCTCCTGTCCACGGCCAACCAGCAGGAGATCAGCGCTCTGGACAGTAAG ATCCATGAGACGATTGAGTCCATAAACCAGCTCAAGATCCAGAGGGACTTCATGCTAAGCTTCTCCAGAGACCCCAAAGGCTACATCCAGGACCTGCTCCGCTCCCAGAGCCGGGACCTCAAG gtGATGACAGATGTGGCAGGCAACCCCGAGGAGGAGCGCCGGGCTGAGTTTTACCACCAGCCCTGGTCCCAGGAAGCTGTCAGCCGCTATTTCTACTGCAAG ATCCAGCAGCGcaggcaggagctggagcagTCGCTGGTTGTACGCAACACCTAG
- the SMARCD3 gene encoding SWI/SNF-related matrix-associated actin-dependent regulator of chromatin subfamily D member 3 isoform X3 — translation MKGAHLALEETLGQEGAVAVTTHNGTEPSSRLGFNLNLPWIFWGCFWESEAASRSRRVPSPSCHPKSSLRSHPHRRSLSLDLSGAKRRKMADKILPQRIRELVPESQAYMDLLAFERKLDQTIMRKRVDIQEALKRPMKQKRKLRLYISNTFNPAKPDAEDSDGSIASWELRVEGKLLDDPSKQKRKFSSFFKSLVIELDKDLYGPDNHLVEWHRTPTTQETDGFQVKRPGDLSVRCTLLLMLDYQPPQFKLDPRLARLLGLHTQSRSAIVQALWQYVKTNRLQDSHDKEYINGDKYFQQIFDCPRLKFSEIPQRLTALLLPPDPIVINHVISVDPSDQKKTACYDIDVEVEEPLKGQMSSFLLSTANQQEISALDSKIHETIESINQLKIQRDFMLSFSRDPKGYIQDLLRSQSRDLKVMTDVAGNPEEERRAEFYHQPWSQEAVSRYFYCKIQQRRQELEQSLVVRNT, via the exons ATGAAAGGGGCTCACCTGGCCTTAGAAGAGACTCTTGGGCAGGAGGGGGCAGTGGCTGTCACCACACACAATGGTACAGAGCCATCCTCCAGGCTGGGTTTTAATCTCAACTTGCCATGGATTTTCTGGGGGTGTTTTTGGGAATCAGAAGCAGCTAGCAGGTCAAGAAGAGTCCCAAGTCCCAGCTGCCACCCCAAATCCAGCCTGCGGTCACACCCCCACAGGAGAAGCCTCTCTCTGGACCTCTCTGG tgcCAAGAGGAGGAAGATGGCTGACAAAATCCTCCCTCAAAGG ATCCGGGAGctggtcccggagtcccaggcTTATATGGACCTCCTGGCATTTGAGAGGAAGCTGGATCAAACCATCATGCGGAAGCGGGTGGACATCCAGGAGGCTCTGAAGAGGCCAATGAAG CAAAAGCGGAAGCTGCGTCTTTATATCTCCAATACTTTTAACCCTGCGAAGCCTGATGCTGAAGATTCTGATGGCAGCATTGCCTCCTGGGAGCTTCGGGTGGAGGGGAAGCTTCTGGATGAC CCCAGCAAGCAGAAGCGGaagttctcttccttcttcaaGAGTTTGGTCATTGAGCTGGACAAAGACCTTTATGGCCCCGACAACCACCTCGTTGAG TGGCACCGGACACCCACCACCCAGGAGACAGATGGGTTCCAGGTGAAGAGGCCAGGGGACCTGAGCGTCCGCTGCACACTGCTCCTCATGCTGGACTACCAG CCTCCCCAATTCAAACTGGACCCCCGCCTGGCTCGGCTGCTGGGCTTGCACACGCAGAGCCGCTCGGCCATCGTGCAGGCCCTGTGGCAGTACGTGAAGACCAACAGGCTGCAGGACTCACACGACAAGGAATACATCAATGGGGACAAATACTTCCAGCAG ATTTTTGACTGCCCGCGGCTGAAGTTTTCAGAGATTCCCCAGCGCCTCACAGCTCTGCTGTTGCCCCCCGACCCCATTGTCATCAACCACGTCATCAG CGTGGACCCGTCCGACCAGAAGAAGACGGCGTGTTACGACATTGACGTGGAGGTGGAGGAGCCACTGAAGGGACAGATGAGCAGCTTTCTCCTGTCCACGGCCAACCAGCAGGAGATCAGCGCTCTGGACAGTAAG ATCCATGAGACGATTGAGTCCATAAACCAGCTCAAGATCCAGAGGGACTTCATGCTAAGCTTCTCCAGAGACCCCAAAGGCTACATCCAGGACCTGCTCCGCTCCCAGAGCCGGGACCTCAAG gtGATGACAGATGTGGCAGGCAACCCCGAGGAGGAGCGCCGGGCTGAGTTTTACCACCAGCCCTGGTCCCAGGAAGCTGTCAGCCGCTATTTCTACTGCAAG ATCCAGCAGCGcaggcaggagctggagcagTCGCTGGTTGTACGCAACACCTAG
- the CHPF2 gene encoding chondroitin sulfate glucuronyltransferase, giving the protein MHKVGPPTMRLSSLLALLRPALPLILGLSLGCSLSLLRVSWIQGEGEDPCVEAVGDPGVPHDPDSRTGLDQSDEDFKPRIVPYYRDPNKPYKKVLRTRYIQTELGSRERLLVAVLTSRATLSTLAVAVNRTVAHHFSRLLYFTGQRGARTPAGMQVVSHGDERPAWLMSETLRHLHTHFGADYDWFFIMQDDTYVQAPRLAALAGHLSINQDLYLGRAEEFIGAGEQARYCHGGFGYLLSRSLLLRLRPHLDGCRGDILSARPDEWLGRCLIDSLGIGCVSQHQGQQYRSFELAKNRDPEKEGSSAFLSAFAVHPVSEGALMYRLHKRFSALELERAYSEIEELQAQIQNLTVLTPEGEAGLSWPIGLPAPFTPHSRFEVLGWDYFTEQHTFSCADGSPKCPLQGASRADVGDAVETALEQLNRRYQPRLRFQKRRLLNGYRRFDPARGMEYTLDLLLEAVTQRGHRRALARRVSLLRPLSRVEILPMPYVTEATRVQLVLPLLAAEAAAALAFLEAFAAGVLEPREHALLTLLLVYGPREGGRGAPDPFLGVKTAAAELERRYPGTRLAWLAVRAEAPSQVRLMDVISKKHPVDTLFFLTTVWTRPGPEVLNRCRMNAISGWQAFFPVHFQEFNPALAPQRPAPGSPGAGPDPPSPPGADPARGPSVGGRFDRQASAEGCFYNADYLAARARLAGELAGQEEEEALEGLEVMDVFLRFSGLHLFRAVEPGLVQKFSLRDCSPRLSEELYHRCRLSSLEGLGARAQLAMALFEPEQANST; this is encoded by the exons ATGCATAAGGTAGGGCCTCCCACCATGCGACTGAGCTCCCTGTTGGCTCTGCTGCGGCCAGCACTGCCCCTCATCCTAGGGCTGTCTCTGGGATGCAGCCTGAGCCTCTTGCGGGTTTCCTGGATCCAGGGTGAGGGAGAAGATCCTTGTGTGGAAGCTGTGGGGGACCCGGGAGTGCCACATGATCCAGACTCAAGAACTGGACTCGACCAAAGTGATGAAGACTTCAAACCCCGGATTGTCCCCTACTACCGGGATCCCAACAAGCCCTACAAGAAGGTGCTCAG GACTCGGTATATCCAGACAGAGCTGGGCTCTCGGGAGCGGTTGCTGGTGGCTGTCCTGACCTCCAGGGCTACCCTGTCCACTCTGGCTGTGGCTGTCAACCGCACGGTGGCCCACCACTTTTCTCGATTACTGTACTTCACGGGGCAGCGAGGGGCGCGGACTCCTGCAGGAATGCAGGTGGTCTCCCATGGGGACGAACGGCCAGCCTGGCTCATGTCAGAGACCCTGCGCCATCTCCACACGCACTTTGGGGCCGACTACGACTGGTTCTTCATCATGCAGGATGACACGTATGTACAGGCCCCCCGCCTGGCCGCCCTCGCTGGCCACCTCAGCATCAACCAAGACCTGTACTTGGGCCGAGCCGAGGAGTTTATTGGCGCAGGCGAGCAGGCCCGGTACTGCCACGGGGGCTTTGGCTACCTGTTGTCACGGAGTCTCCTGCTTCGACTGCGGCCACATCTGGACGGCTGCCGAGGAGACATTCTCAGTGCCCGTCCTGATGAGTGGCTTGGCCGCTGCCTCATCGACTCTCTGGGCATCGGCTGTGTCTCGCAGCACCAG GGGCAGCAGTACCGTTCCTTTGAACTGGCCAAAAATAGGGACCCCGAGAAGGAGGGGAGCTCGGCCTTCCTGAGTGCCTTCGCAGTGCACCCCGTCTCCGAGGGAGCCCTCATGTACAGGCTTCACAAGCGCTTCAGCGCTCTGGAGCTGGAGCGGGCGTACAGCGAGATAGAGGAGCTGCAG gCTCAGATCCAGAACCTGACCGTGCTGACCCCCGAGGGCGAGGCAGGGCTGAGCTGGCCCATCGGGCTCCCAGCCCCTTTCACACCACACTCCCGATTTGAGGTGCTGGGCTGGGACTACTTCACAGAGCAGCACACCTTCTCCTGTGCCGACGGGTCCCCCAAGTGCCCACTGCAGGGGGCCAGCAGGGCCGATGTGGGCGACGCCGTGGAGACGGCCTTGGAGCAGCTGAACCGCCGCTACCAGCCCCGCCTGCGCTTCCAGAAGCGGCGGCTGCTCAATGGCTACCGGCGCTTTGACCCGGCGCGGGGCATGGAGTACACGCTGGACCTCCTGCTGGAAGCCGTGACGCAGCGCGGCCACCGGCGGGCCCTGGCCCGCAGGGTCAGCCTGCTGCGGCCGCTGAGCCGGGTAGAGATCCTGCCCATGCCCTATGTCACCGAGGCCACCCGCGTGCAGCTGGTGCTGCCGCTCCTGGCGGCCGAAGCCGCTGCGGCCCTGGCTTTCCTCGAGGCCTTTGCAGCCGGGGTCCTGGAGCCACGAGAGCATGCGCTGCTCACCCTGCTGCTGGTCTACGGACCTCGGGAAGGCGGCCGAGGGGCCCCAGACCCGTTCCTGGGGGTGAAGACGGCAGCGGCTGAGTTAGAGCGGCGGTACCCGGGGACCAGGCTGGCCTGGCTCGCCGTGCGTGCCGAGGCCCCTTCCCAGGTGCGGCTCATGGACGTGATCTCTAAGAAGCACCCCGTGGACACACTCTTCTTCCTCACCACCGTGTGGACCAGGCCCGGGCCGGAAGTCCTCAACCGCTGCCGAATGAACGCCATCTCTGGCTGGCAGGCCTTCTTCCCGGTGCATTTCCAGGAGTTCAACCCTGCCCTGGCACCACAGAGACCTGCCCCAGGGTCCCCGGGCGCTGGCCCTgaccccccttcccctcctggggCTGACCCCGCCCGGGGGCCCTCCGTCGGAGGCAGGTTTGACCGACAGGCGTCTGCGGAGGGCTGCTTCTACAACGCGGACTACCTGGCGGCCCGAGCCCGGCTGGCCGGGGAACTGGCaggccaggaagaggaggaagccctggaggggctggaggtgatggatgtgttccTCCGGTTCTCAGGGCTCCACCTCTTCCGGGCCGTGGAGCCAGGGCTGGTGCAGAAGTTCTCCCTGCGGGACTGCAGCCCACGGCTCAGCGAGGAGCTCTACCACCGCTGCCGGCTCAGCAgcctggaggggctgggggcccggGCGCAGCTCGCCATGGCGCTGTTCGAGCCCGAGCAGGCCAACAGCACCTAG
- the SMARCD3 gene encoding SWI/SNF-related matrix-associated actin-dependent regulator of chromatin subfamily D member 3 isoform X4 — protein MPSGARMPHQGAPMGPPGSPYMGSPAVRPGLAPAGMEPARKRAAPPPGQSQAQSQGQPVPTAPARSRSAKRRKMADKILPQRIRELVPESQAYMDLLAFERKLDQTIMRKRVDIQEALKRPMKQKRKLRLYISNTFNPAKPDAEDSDGSIASWELRVEGKLLDDPSKQKRKFSSFFKSLVIELDKDLYGPDNHLVEWHRTPTTQETDGFQVKRPGDLSVRCTLLLMLDYQPPQFKLDPRLARLLGLHTQSRSAIVQALWQYVKTNRLQDSHDKEYINGDKYFQQIFDCPRLKFSEIPQRLTALLLPPDPIVINHVISVDPSDQKKTACYDIDVEVEEPLKGQMSSFLLSTANQQEISALDSKIHETIESINQLKIQRDFMLSFSRDPKGYIQDLLRSQSRDLKVMTDVAGNPEEERRAEFYHQPWSQEAVSRYFYCKIQQRRQELEQSLVVRNT, from the exons ATGCCGTCTGGAGCCCGGATGCCCCACCAGGGGGCGCCCATGGGCCCCCCGGGCTCCCCGTACATGGGCAGCCCCGCCGTGCGACCCGGCCTGGCCCCCGCGGGCATGGAGCCCGCCCGCAAGCGAGCAGCGCCCCCGCCCGGCCAGAGCCAGGCCCAGAGCCAGGGCCAGCCGGTGCCCACCGCCCCCGCGCGGAGCCGCAG tgcCAAGAGGAGGAAGATGGCTGACAAAATCCTCCCTCAAAGG ATCCGGGAGctggtcccggagtcccaggcTTATATGGACCTCCTGGCATTTGAGAGGAAGCTGGATCAAACCATCATGCGGAAGCGGGTGGACATCCAGGAGGCTCTGAAGAGGCCAATGAAG CAAAAGCGGAAGCTGCGTCTTTATATCTCCAATACTTTTAACCCTGCGAAGCCTGATGCTGAAGATTCTGATGGCAGCATTGCCTCCTGGGAGCTTCGGGTGGAGGGGAAGCTTCTGGATGAC CCCAGCAAGCAGAAGCGGaagttctcttccttcttcaaGAGTTTGGTCATTGAGCTGGACAAAGACCTTTATGGCCCCGACAACCACCTCGTTGAG TGGCACCGGACACCCACCACCCAGGAGACAGATGGGTTCCAGGTGAAGAGGCCAGGGGACCTGAGCGTCCGCTGCACACTGCTCCTCATGCTGGACTACCAG CCTCCCCAATTCAAACTGGACCCCCGCCTGGCTCGGCTGCTGGGCTTGCACACGCAGAGCCGCTCGGCCATCGTGCAGGCCCTGTGGCAGTACGTGAAGACCAACAGGCTGCAGGACTCACACGACAAGGAATACATCAATGGGGACAAATACTTCCAGCAG ATTTTTGACTGCCCGCGGCTGAAGTTTTCAGAGATTCCCCAGCGCCTCACAGCTCTGCTGTTGCCCCCCGACCCCATTGTCATCAACCACGTCATCAG CGTGGACCCGTCCGACCAGAAGAAGACGGCGTGTTACGACATTGACGTGGAGGTGGAGGAGCCACTGAAGGGACAGATGAGCAGCTTTCTCCTGTCCACGGCCAACCAGCAGGAGATCAGCGCTCTGGACAGTAAG ATCCATGAGACGATTGAGTCCATAAACCAGCTCAAGATCCAGAGGGACTTCATGCTAAGCTTCTCCAGAGACCCCAAAGGCTACATCCAGGACCTGCTCCGCTCCCAGAGCCGGGACCTCAAG gtGATGACAGATGTGGCAGGCAACCCCGAGGAGGAGCGCCGGGCTGAGTTTTACCACCAGCCCTGGTCCCAGGAAGCTGTCAGCCGCTATTTCTACTGCAAG ATCCAGCAGCGcaggcaggagctggagcagTCGCTGGTTGTACGCAACACCTAG